A stretch of Paenibacillus mucilaginosus 3016 DNA encodes these proteins:
- a CDS encoding cache domain-containing sensor histidine kinase, with amino-acid sequence MYRSTFSRLRKSIFAKFTLSFILVGLLPLLALSYLSLNTFSGYMERYTVNNYEQMLLYAGRNVDDMYAKYNNISKVMYSYGVEGRYGHLGEAISAQKKTGDYRLASTVDDFLRTVLYTDSYLQNIFFVFPDGTTQRLTKENKSMDFRVSFPAPEWKTELLQDSRNLAFFPSHKQTYHTGTNPPVMTFARNLLDISMAGLQEHIVGTLYMDVGMGAFDEIFGQLALNPKDTVYVLDGSGNVLYSNRSERIGQVYTPAESGEYLRTEREIAGNGWKVVGEIYKEELFRTVTQMMNTVLVVILLCAVSLLIVALLFSRRFSGPIRSITREMTKVESGNFDTRVTVKTDDEIGLLGRGFNKMVVRLQSYIDEVYVAQIKQKQAELSALKSQIRPHYLYNTLEVIRMSAVANDDQEVGDMILSLSHQLKYVLDYGQETVTLLDEKSNIEQYFRLMVYRYGEHRLSLDFRFDAGLLGAAVPKLSIQPLVENAVYHGIMPKSGKGNIRITAELLPGELLCITVDDDGVGMTEETLEKVRSKLGSRTAGEFGSIGLKNVHDRIQGLYGGNFGIEVSSSRHIGTSIRMTLPYQKEGNADAERHIGG; translated from the coding sequence GTGTACAGGTCGACCTTCTCGCGTCTGCGCAAAAGCATTTTCGCCAAATTCACCTTGTCTTTCATTCTCGTGGGACTTCTTCCGCTGCTGGCCCTGAGCTATCTGTCGCTCAACACCTTCAGCGGCTACATGGAACGGTACACGGTCAACAACTATGAACAAATGCTGCTGTACGCCGGACGTAACGTCGACGACATGTACGCCAAGTACAATAATATCTCCAAGGTGATGTATTCGTACGGAGTCGAGGGCAGGTACGGTCATCTCGGGGAAGCGATCTCCGCCCAGAAGAAGACGGGGGATTACCGGCTGGCCTCCACGGTGGACGACTTCCTCCGCACAGTACTGTATACGGACAGCTACCTGCAGAATATCTTCTTCGTGTTCCCGGACGGCACGACCCAGCGGCTGACCAAGGAGAACAAAAGCATGGATTTCCGGGTTTCGTTCCCGGCCCCCGAATGGAAAACTGAGCTGCTTCAAGACAGCAGGAATCTGGCCTTTTTCCCGTCCCACAAGCAGACCTACCATACCGGGACGAACCCTCCGGTCATGACCTTCGCACGCAATCTCCTGGACATCTCCATGGCCGGCCTGCAGGAGCATATCGTGGGTACGCTCTATATGGATGTGGGGATGGGGGCGTTCGACGAGATATTCGGCCAGCTGGCGCTGAATCCGAAGGATACGGTGTATGTGCTGGACGGCAGCGGGAATGTGCTGTACAGCAACCGGTCGGAGCGGATCGGACAGGTCTATACGCCTGCCGAGTCCGGCGAATACCTGCGGACCGAGCGGGAGATCGCAGGGAACGGCTGGAAGGTCGTCGGGGAAATCTACAAGGAAGAGCTGTTCCGGACCGTCACCCAGATGATGAATACCGTCCTGGTCGTGATTCTGCTGTGTGCCGTCTCGCTGCTCATCGTCGCGCTCCTGTTCTCGAGGCGCTTCTCAGGTCCGATCCGCTCCATTACCCGCGAGATGACCAAGGTGGAATCCGGGAACTTCGACACTCGGGTGACGGTGAAGACGGATGACGAGATCGGGCTGCTCGGCCGCGGCTTCAACAAGATGGTCGTGCGGCTGCAGAGCTATATCGACGAGGTGTACGTGGCGCAGATCAAGCAGAAGCAGGCGGAGCTCAGCGCCCTGAAGAGCCAGATCCGGCCCCATTATCTGTACAACACGCTCGAAGTGATCCGAATGAGCGCCGTGGCCAACGATGACCAGGAGGTCGGCGACATGATCCTCTCGCTGTCGCATCAGCTCAAATATGTGCTGGATTACGGACAGGAGACCGTGACCCTCCTCGACGAAAAAAGCAATATCGAGCAGTACTTCCGCCTGATGGTGTACCGGTACGGCGAGCACCGGCTCTCGCTCGATTTTCGGTTCGACGCCGGCCTGCTCGGTGCGGCGGTGCCCAAGCTGTCCATCCAGCCGCTGGTCGAGAACGCGGTTTATCATGGGATTATGCCGAAATCCGGCAAGGGGAATATCCGCATTACGGCCGAGCTGCTGCCCGGGGAGCTTCTCTGCATAACCGTGGACGACGACGGAGTCGGTATGACCGAAGAGACGCTCGAGAAGGTCCGGAGCAAGCTCGGGAGCCGCACGGCAGGCGAGTTCGGGAGCATCGGTCTGAAGAATGTGCATGACCGCATCCAGGGGCTGTATGGAGGGAACTTCGGGATCGAAGTGAGCTCCAGCCGCCATATCGGGACATCCATACGGATGACGCTGCCTTATCAGAAGGAGGGGAATGCAGATGCTGAACGCCATATTGGCGGATGA
- a CDS encoding glycoside hydrolase family 88 protein has translation METEMKDSRTGGAGNDPSPTRADFEKAARFVLEVIDRNLPVFRDTYPAPASEGDVYPAIDNIEWTSSFWTGMLWLAYDLTGEAKYREAAEYQLASYRKRIEERIETQTHDLGFLYSLSAVAEYRRTGSETAKETALKAADLLAARYFPQAGIIQAWGDLNDPEQCGRMIIDCLLNLPLLYWASEVTGEPHYAEYARTHAAQAARYIVREDDTTYHTFYMDVETGAPKHGSTHQGYADDSCWARGQAWGMYGFLLSYLYTGDESMISLSKRLTDYFLTRLPEDGVAYWDLVFTEGTEQERDSSASAIAVCAMLELTKHLPAADPDKRGYEDRALEILASLGRSFTTAELPHSNGVLKHAVYNKPRGMGIDECCIWGDYFYFEALVRVLKNWKPYW, from the coding sequence ATGGAGACGGAGATGAAGGACAGCCGCACAGGCGGAGCGGGGAACGACCCAAGCCCCACCCGGGCGGATTTTGAGAAGGCGGCACGCTTCGTATTGGAGGTGATCGACCGCAATCTGCCGGTATTCCGGGATACCTACCCGGCACCGGCCAGCGAGGGGGACGTATATCCCGCCATCGATAACATCGAATGGACTTCAAGCTTCTGGACGGGCATGCTCTGGCTGGCTTACGACCTGACCGGCGAAGCGAAGTACAGGGAGGCGGCGGAATACCAGCTTGCAAGCTACCGAAAGCGCATTGAGGAGAGAATCGAGACGCAGACGCATGACCTCGGCTTCCTGTATTCGCTCTCTGCGGTGGCCGAGTACAGACGGACCGGCAGTGAAACGGCGAAGGAGACCGCGCTCAAGGCGGCGGATCTGCTTGCGGCGCGCTACTTTCCCCAAGCGGGCATCATTCAGGCATGGGGCGATCTGAACGACCCCGAGCAGTGCGGACGCATGATCATCGACTGCCTGCTGAACCTGCCGCTCCTCTATTGGGCTTCGGAGGTTACGGGTGAGCCGCATTATGCCGAGTATGCGAGGACTCATGCGGCGCAGGCCGCCAGGTACATTGTCAGAGAGGACGACACCACCTACCACACCTTCTATATGGATGTCGAGACCGGGGCGCCGAAGCACGGCAGCACGCATCAGGGCTATGCGGACGATTCCTGCTGGGCCCGAGGCCAGGCGTGGGGGATGTACGGCTTCCTGCTGAGCTATCTCTATACCGGGGATGAATCGATGATCTCTCTGTCCAAGCGGCTGACGGATTACTTCCTCACCCGTCTTCCGGAGGACGGCGTCGCCTACTGGGATCTCGTCTTCACGGAAGGCACGGAGCAGGAGCGGGACAGCTCGGCTTCGGCGATTGCGGTGTGCGCCATGCTCGAGCTGACGAAGCATCTGCCGGCTGCCGATCCCGATAAGCGCGGATATGAGGACCGGGCGCTGGAGATCCTCGCTTCGCTTGGGCGAAGCTTCACGACGGCGGAGCTGCCGCACTCGAACGGCGTGCTGAAGCATGCGGTCTACAACAAGCCGCGGGGGATGGGCATCGACGAATGCTGCATCTGGGGCGATTACTTCTACTTCGAAGCGCTGGTCCGCGTGCTGAAGAACTGGAAGCCCTACTGGTAA
- a CDS encoding response regulator: MLNAILADDEPVIIRGLRKLIPWEELGVRIVGEAWTGQGLMDLIEQEKPDLVITDISMPDGTGIDVIKWVNERKLRTKVIFVSAYQDFAYAKDAIAYGAVDYLVKPIEKDALLAAIGKAVHLVREETEELGTKGRLAVYEQKDMSSQVEELFDRLARGEIRTEEAKRLLGKLKAELPFPCYTALELELEEHHSGSWEEHEKRLLLFAVTNLCEELVKEKDAVVVLGRTDGLCLIVNHAPGRDMFQLAEEMVEKIRGYLKTGVTVGVGGQASGLEGIRASYLAAREALQASYFDGTGRAHQWMPPRETGASASGWSGGLKDSLLQSLLAKEEEGALEILGELFERIALEAGGSKEAAVASCYTLLFELMEGLQKVGIGAPASAQEQQGWLRTMQGYGRFEEVKRFVTGELRGMLGRLRAGSGAKEAQQMKLVKDYIEGNYQENITLESMASLVYMNPYYFSSFFKKHTGQNFKQYLTEVRMNRAVKLLLHTELMIYEIAEAVGYNNARQFSDMFKKQFGKLPHEYKSGRA, translated from the coding sequence ATGCTGAACGCCATATTGGCGGATGACGAGCCGGTCATCATCCGGGGGCTCCGGAAGCTGATCCCCTGGGAAGAGCTCGGGGTCCGCATCGTCGGGGAGGCCTGGACGGGCCAAGGGCTGATGGATCTGATCGAACAGGAGAAGCCGGATCTGGTGATCACGGATATCAGCATGCCCGACGGCACGGGCATCGATGTCATCAAGTGGGTCAACGAGCGGAAGCTCCGGACCAAAGTGATCTTCGTCAGCGCCTACCAGGACTTCGCCTATGCCAAGGATGCGATTGCTTACGGGGCGGTCGACTATTTGGTGAAGCCGATCGAGAAGGACGCCCTGCTAGCCGCCATCGGGAAAGCCGTCCATCTGGTCCGGGAGGAGACGGAGGAGCTCGGCACGAAGGGCAGGCTGGCGGTCTATGAACAGAAGGATATGAGTTCCCAGGTCGAGGAGCTCTTCGACCGCCTTGCCAGGGGGGAGATCCGGACGGAGGAGGCGAAGCGGCTGCTCGGGAAGCTGAAGGCCGAGCTGCCGTTCCCCTGCTATACCGCTCTGGAGCTGGAGCTCGAGGAGCATCACTCCGGAAGCTGGGAGGAGCATGAGAAGCGACTGCTGCTGTTCGCCGTCACGAATCTGTGCGAGGAGCTGGTGAAGGAGAAGGACGCCGTCGTGGTACTGGGCCGGACCGACGGCTTGTGCCTCATCGTCAACCACGCGCCGGGCCGGGATATGTTCCAGCTCGCGGAGGAGATGGTGGAGAAGATCCGCGGCTATCTGAAGACCGGCGTGACCGTAGGCGTAGGGGGGCAGGCTTCGGGGCTCGAAGGGATCCGGGCGTCTTACCTGGCTGCCCGCGAGGCGCTGCAGGCGAGTTATTTTGACGGTACCGGACGGGCCCACCAGTGGATGCCCCCGCGGGAGACGGGCGCTTCGGCCTCCGGGTGGAGCGGCGGGCTGAAGGATTCCTTGCTGCAGTCCCTGCTGGCCAAGGAAGAGGAGGGGGCGCTGGAGATCCTCGGCGAGCTGTTCGAGCGGATCGCCCTGGAGGCCGGAGGCAGCAAGGAAGCTGCCGTGGCCAGCTGTTATACGCTGCTCTTCGAGCTCATGGAGGGACTGCAGAAGGTGGGCATTGGCGCTCCCGCTTCGGCGCAGGAGCAGCAGGGCTGGCTGCGGACGATGCAGGGGTACGGCCGGTTCGAGGAAGTGAAGCGGTTCGTCACGGGAGAGCTCCGGGGGATGCTCGGCAGGCTGCGGGCCGGCAGCGGGGCCAAGGAAGCGCAGCAGATGAAGCTGGTCAAGGACTACATCGAGGGGAACTACCAGGAGAATATCACGCTCGAGAGTATGGCCTCCTTGGTTTATATGAACCCTTATTATTTCAGCTCCTTCTTCAAAAAGCACACGGGTCAGAATTTCAAGCAGTACCTGACGGAAGTGCGGATGAACCGGGCGGTGAAGCTTCTGCTGCACACGGAGCTTATGATCTACGAGATCGCCGAAGCGGTAGGCTACAACAATGCCCGCCAGTTCAGCGACATGTTCAAGAAGCAGTTCGGCAAGCTGCCGCATGAGTATAAGAGCGGACGGGCGTAA
- a CDS encoding glycoside hydrolase family 43 protein, with translation MSTGNIANPILAGFQPDASILRVGDDYYIATSTFEWFPGVVIHHSKDLVHWRTLTRALDRVSQLDLLGAPSSGGIWAPALSYDNGTFYLCITDVKARRGVYKDLHNYIVSAPSITGPWSDPVYLNSSGFDHFLFHDTDGRKWLFNMQWDFRKNKKRFAGIVMQEYSVAERKLIGPVHKVTEGTDLGVTEGPMVYKRGGYYYLLLAEGGTGINHAATLMRSRSITGPYEVDPDYPVLTTAGHPEYPLQKAGHGSLVETQNGEWYMVHICSRQLPDGSGLSPLGRETAIQKVVWTEDGWLRLAAGGRLPQLEAPAPDLPPYPFPAEPARDEFGTAELGVHWHTLRVPADDSWLSLTARPGYLRLTGRESLNSWHRQSLVARRIGSFRCSVETCVEFEPECYTQMAGLVLYYDEQDHFYLRISHDETYGKHLAVVTSERGQYDEAEDYVSVEGWGRCYLRAVIDNENTRFSYSGDGSDWKSIGPALYTGQLADEYQRKLSFTGAMAGVCVQDLRGTALHADFDYFEYREHETL, from the coding sequence GTTCCCGGGTGTCGTCATCCATCACTCCAAGGACCTCGTTCATTGGAGAACACTGACACGGGCGCTGGACAGGGTGAGCCAGCTGGATTTGCTTGGAGCTCCCAGCTCGGGCGGGATCTGGGCACCTGCGCTCAGCTATGACAATGGCACGTTTTACTTGTGCATTACGGATGTGAAGGCACGCCGGGGCGTGTATAAAGATCTGCATAACTACATCGTCAGCGCTCCTTCCATCACGGGTCCCTGGTCCGATCCGGTCTATCTCAATTCCAGCGGCTTCGATCACTTTCTCTTCCACGACACAGACGGCCGCAAATGGCTGTTCAACATGCAGTGGGACTTCCGGAAGAACAAGAAGCGGTTCGCCGGCATCGTCATGCAGGAATACAGCGTGGCCGAACGCAAGCTGATCGGGCCTGTTCATAAGGTCACCGAAGGGACGGATCTCGGGGTGACGGAAGGGCCGATGGTGTACAAGCGCGGCGGGTACTACTATCTTCTCTTGGCGGAAGGGGGGACCGGAATCAACCATGCGGCCACGCTGATGCGCTCCAGATCCATTACAGGCCCTTACGAAGTGGACCCGGACTATCCGGTGCTCACAACAGCGGGACATCCGGAATATCCGCTGCAGAAGGCAGGCCATGGGTCCCTGGTCGAAACGCAAAACGGCGAATGGTACATGGTGCATATCTGCAGCCGGCAGCTTCCGGATGGCAGCGGGCTGAGCCCTCTCGGCCGTGAAACGGCGATCCAGAAGGTCGTCTGGACCGAGGATGGATGGCTGCGGCTGGCCGCCGGCGGACGGCTGCCCCAACTCGAAGCGCCTGCCCCCGACCTGCCCCCTTATCCGTTCCCGGCGGAGCCGGCACGCGATGAATTCGGCACTGCCGAGCTTGGCGTCCACTGGCATACCCTGCGCGTGCCGGCGGACGACTCTTGGCTGTCCCTTACCGCCCGGCCGGGGTATCTGCGGCTCACCGGGCGCGAATCGCTCAATTCCTGGCACCGTCAGAGCCTGGTCGCCCGGCGGATCGGCAGCTTCCGCTGCTCGGTGGAGACTTGTGTAGAGTTCGAGCCGGAGTGTTATACGCAGATGGCCGGTCTCGTGCTCTATTATGACGAGCAGGACCACTTCTACCTGCGGATCTCGCATGACGAAACGTACGGCAAGCATCTGGCTGTAGTAACAAGCGAGCGGGGGCAGTACGACGAGGCGGAGGATTACGTATCGGTCGAAGGCTGGGGGCGCTGCTATCTCCGGGCGGTGATCGACAACGAGAACACCCGGTTCTCCTATTCCGGGGACGGCAGTGACTGGAAATCCATAGGGCCGGCGCTGTACACCGGACAGCTCGCGGACGAGTATCAACGGAAGCTTTCGTTCACCGGGGCGATGGCGGGCGTTTGCGTGCAGGATCTCAGGGGAACGGCGCTTCATGCGGACTTCGATTATTTTGAATACAGGGAGCACGAGACGCTTTAA
- a CDS encoding TIM-barrel domain-containing protein: MERIANGVWKLRWGQPEEHTPVSLRDHEIRQEALEKLICGGEPPIPLEDIGVQRTRRGIRIELPLGAEEQIYGFGLQLHRINHTGRKKVIRVNSDPVADTGDSHAPVPFYVSTAGYGVLVDTARYAAFYCGTNLPKGASAHRRNEKKEVGTSEIELYGYQTAQGDRSVLVDVPAAEGIDVYFFEGPDLLQAVQRYNLFSGGGCLPPAWGLGVWYRAYSAARTEDVVRLSEGFRRDRMPVDVFGFEPGWQTRAYSCSFVWDEGRFPGRQAMLGRLREMGYKVNLWEHLFVHPTSPMYEGLLPHSGSDEVWEGLVPDLSVEEARDLFSAYHLREFVEQGIDGFKLDECDSSDYVHSNWSFPDTADFPSGMDGEQMHNQLGTLYQSAIAAPFEAAGRRTFSQVRASGALAAPQPFVLYSDLYNHKVFIRGVVNCGFSGLLWSPEVRQADSAEDLVRRIQTVIFSPLALLNCWRIPNPPWMQTDREKNVGGEFFEDYETLRDLCRSLFELRMSLIPYLYTSFARYHFEGRPPFRALVMDYPEDSNTYGIDDAYMMGDSILVAPLVTGTSGREVYLPGGRWRDFWTGEAYEGGRTYSVQPALERIPVFVKDHTLLPLAVPQTSVPDDASFDLTIRAYGDRPGELHLYEDDGSTFAYRDGSYNWVKLTWNGGAAGKMERQGGYAGEQYRIVGWERVQP, translated from the coding sequence ATGGAACGTATTGCAAATGGAGTGTGGAAGCTGCGCTGGGGCCAGCCGGAAGAACATACGCCGGTAAGTCTCAGGGATCATGAGATCCGTCAGGAGGCGCTGGAGAAGCTGATCTGCGGCGGAGAGCCGCCGATTCCGCTGGAAGACATTGGGGTGCAGCGCACGCGCAGGGGCATCCGGATCGAGCTTCCGCTGGGGGCGGAGGAGCAGATCTACGGCTTCGGTCTGCAGCTGCACCGCATCAATCATACGGGACGCAAGAAGGTCATCCGCGTGAACAGCGATCCTGTGGCCGATACGGGCGACAGCCATGCGCCGGTGCCGTTCTATGTGTCGACGGCAGGCTACGGTGTGCTCGTAGATACCGCGAGGTATGCCGCGTTCTACTGCGGCACGAATCTCCCGAAGGGAGCTTCCGCGCACCGCCGGAACGAGAAAAAGGAGGTCGGCACCTCGGAGATCGAGCTGTACGGCTACCAGACGGCGCAGGGGGACCGGTCCGTTCTGGTCGATGTGCCTGCAGCCGAAGGCATCGACGTGTATTTCTTCGAAGGGCCGGACCTGCTGCAGGCGGTGCAGCGCTACAATCTGTTCTCGGGCGGGGGCTGCCTGCCTCCGGCCTGGGGCCTCGGGGTCTGGTACCGCGCTTACAGCGCGGCCCGGACCGAGGACGTGGTGCGTCTGTCCGAAGGGTTCCGCCGGGACCGGATGCCGGTCGACGTGTTCGGCTTCGAGCCCGGTTGGCAGACCCGGGCGTACTCCTGCTCCTTCGTCTGGGACGAGGGCCGGTTCCCGGGACGCCAGGCCATGCTCGGCCGGCTGCGGGAGATGGGCTATAAGGTCAATCTCTGGGAGCATCTCTTCGTGCACCCGACCTCCCCGATGTATGAGGGGCTGCTGCCCCACTCGGGAAGCGACGAGGTGTGGGAAGGACTCGTCCCCGACCTCTCGGTGGAGGAGGCCCGGGACCTTTTCTCGGCGTATCATCTCCGGGAATTCGTCGAACAGGGCATCGACGGCTTCAAGCTGGACGAGTGCGACAGCTCGGATTACGTGCATTCGAACTGGTCCTTCCCCGATACGGCGGACTTCCCGTCGGGCATGGACGGGGAGCAGATGCACAACCAGCTCGGCACCCTGTACCAGTCGGCCATTGCGGCTCCCTTCGAAGCGGCGGGCAGGCGGACCTTCTCGCAGGTCCGGGCCTCCGGGGCACTGGCGGCGCCTCAGCCGTTCGTGCTGTACAGCGATCTCTACAACCACAAGGTCTTCATCCGCGGTGTGGTGAACTGCGGCTTCTCCGGGCTGCTCTGGTCGCCGGAGGTCCGGCAGGCGGATTCGGCCGAGGATCTGGTCCGGCGCATCCAGACCGTCATCTTCTCGCCGCTTGCGCTGCTGAACTGCTGGCGCATCCCGAATCCCCCATGGATGCAGACCGACCGCGAGAAGAACGTGGGAGGCGAATTTTTCGAAGATTATGAGACTCTCAGGGACCTGTGCCGAAGCCTCTTCGAGCTGCGCATGTCGCTCATTCCGTATCTGTACACGAGCTTCGCGAGGTACCACTTCGAAGGACGGCCTCCCTTCCGGGCGCTGGTGATGGACTACCCGGAGGATTCGAACACGTACGGCATCGACGACGCCTACATGATGGGCGACTCGATCCTCGTGGCCCCGCTGGTGACAGGCACATCCGGCAGAGAGGTCTATCTTCCGGGCGGCCGCTGGCGGGACTTCTGGACGGGCGAAGCCTATGAAGGCGGGCGGACTTACAGCGTGCAGCCGGCGCTGGAGCGCATTCCGGTCTTCGTCAAGGACCATACGCTCCTGCCGCTTGCCGTGCCGCAGACGAGCGTCCCGGACGATGCGTCCTTCGATCTCACAATCCGAGCCTATGGTGACCGGCCCGGGGAGCTTCACCTGTATGAAGACGACGGCAGCACCTTTGCTTACCGTGACGGCTCCTACAACTGGGTGAAGCTGACGTGGAACGGCGGCGCGGCCGGGAAGATGGAGCGGCAGGGCGGATATGCCGGAGAGCAGTACCGCATCGTCGGCTGGGAGAGGGTTCAGCCGTAA
- a CDS encoding AraC family transcriptional regulator produces MQRIKAFMLHKPLLIRIILSYLLVGLVVIGVLTIIVTSRVSAQLTGEITSSTDRAIEQSYNTASVLLNSTYNHFAGLFTSTELQPAFYGRNFSTPELGRIGSKLYEAASSNPLVHSVYLFNFQEKLVFSSLSTVRPFDEFYDRDLLKLLESTEPYRSGIFIPRRAAFELNGRAYDQHLISIVYLQSREDRVSSGAMVLNLDQRLLQNMVMNGTGSRSFQSMIINRQGTVVSHSDSTQINRNLSDESYVEQILGSRMGKGTLELTRGGKDHRAFYIKSESLGWTFIGLINYETLLGRVHEIKRFILWVTAILLGVVLLSAAFFTRMIYSPIHRLITDVRRLHGEVRQRPSLSELDMLSGAFSYLEQKVQDLQVRAAGYQSARRRDTLRMLTAGGWTDAGEMARKLQDAGIQLAEGPLQVCLLRLDAYGQLSASYSTADLALLKYALCNIAEEMGGSRWAVTAFEEAEDAVTLIVSSDLGETEASREEALPVLLQAIQQSASHYLKLSVSAAIGTRAEDLAGIPASWTSAYHASRYRLVLGRGSMIPAGFEAAREPLHDGYASAMEKQVVDSIKLGDLARTRAAVEEYTALLQRAPYEEMMLLLTQLLISTARTAAAMGAAGEEFRLGIGYLGQRLYQWETLTEIREWYLDLCGRAVEQRDREASRKNRLIVDRIKAHIHEHYTDPTLTVESLVEVGGLSTNYMRRVFKEISGVSINVYLSEYRFEKAKELLLRTEFPANRIGEMVGFENTNYFYVSFKKYCGRTPDHFRKTQRGEGMDEAAGRN; encoded by the coding sequence ATGCAGCGAATCAAAGCCTTCATGCTCCACAAACCGTTATTGATCCGCATTATCCTGTCCTACCTGCTGGTGGGGCTGGTGGTGATCGGCGTTCTTACGATCATTGTCACCTCCAGGGTATCGGCACAGCTGACCGGGGAGATCACCTCCTCCACCGACAGGGCGATTGAGCAGTCTTACAATACAGCGAGTGTGTTGCTGAATTCGACCTACAACCACTTTGCGGGCCTCTTCACCAGCACGGAGCTTCAGCCGGCCTTCTATGGCAGGAATTTCAGTACGCCCGAGCTGGGGCGGATCGGCAGCAAGCTTTACGAGGCGGCGAGCTCGAATCCGTTGGTGCACTCCGTCTACCTGTTCAATTTTCAGGAAAAGCTTGTCTTCTCGTCCCTGTCTACGGTACGGCCGTTCGACGAGTTCTACGACCGGGACCTGCTGAAGCTGCTGGAGAGCACGGAACCGTACCGTTCGGGCATCTTTATTCCGCGGCGTGCGGCATTCGAGCTTAACGGCAGGGCATACGACCAGCACCTGATCTCCATCGTGTATCTCCAATCGAGGGAGGACCGGGTGAGCAGCGGGGCGATGGTGCTGAATCTGGATCAGCGGCTGCTGCAGAACATGGTGATGAACGGGACGGGAAGCCGCTCCTTTCAATCGATGATCATCAACCGGCAGGGGACCGTCGTCTCCCACTCGGACAGCACGCAGATCAACAGGAACCTGTCGGATGAGAGCTATGTAGAGCAGATCCTTGGGAGCCGGATGGGGAAGGGGACGTTGGAGCTCACACGCGGTGGGAAGGACCACCGTGCCTTCTATATCAAGTCGGAGAGTCTCGGCTGGACCTTCATCGGACTGATCAATTATGAGACGCTGCTCGGCCGGGTCCACGAGATCAAGCGCTTTATCCTGTGGGTGACCGCCATCCTGCTTGGGGTGGTGCTGCTCTCCGCCGCCTTCTTCACCCGGATGATCTACAGTCCGATTCACCGTCTGATCACGGACGTGCGGAGACTGCATGGGGAAGTCCGGCAAAGGCCCTCGCTCTCCGAGCTGGACATGCTCTCCGGCGCCTTCAGCTATCTGGAGCAGAAGGTGCAGGATCTGCAGGTCCGGGCAGCCGGTTATCAGTCCGCGAGGCGCAGGGACACGCTCCGCATGCTGACCGCGGGCGGCTGGACGGATGCGGGCGAGATGGCCCGCAAGCTTCAGGATGCCGGAATTCAGTTGGCGGAAGGACCGCTGCAGGTGTGCCTGCTCCGGCTCGATGCCTACGGACAGCTCTCCGCCTCCTACAGCACGGCCGACCTTGCGCTCCTGAAGTATGCCCTGTGCAATATTGCCGAAGAAATGGGCGGGAGCCGATGGGCCGTGACGGCGTTCGAAGAAGCGGAAGATGCCGTGACCCTGATCGTATCCTCCGATTTGGGCGAAACGGAGGCCTCGCGGGAAGAGGCGCTCCCGGTGCTGCTGCAGGCTATCCAGCAGAGCGCGTCGCACTACCTGAAGCTCAGCGTTTCAGCCGCCATCGGTACGAGGGCAGAGGATCTGGCCGGGATCCCGGCCTCCTGGACCTCTGCCTATCATGCTTCGCGCTATCGTCTCGTGCTCGGCAGAGGGAGCATGATTCCCGCCGGATTTGAGGCGGCGCGCGAGCCGCTTCATGACGGGTATGCCTCCGCTATGGAGAAGCAGGTGGTGGACAGCATCAAGCTCGGCGATCTGGCGCGGACCCGTGCCGCCGTGGAGGAGTACACCGCGCTGCTGCAGCGGGCCCCCTATGAGGAGATGATGCTGCTGCTGACCCAGCTGCTCATCTCCACCGCACGCACAGCGGCTGCCATGGGCGCGGCGGGGGAGGAGTTCCGCCTCGGTATCGGCTATCTGGGCCAGCGGCTGTACCAGTGGGAGACCCTCACGGAGATCCGCGAGTGGTACCTGGACCTCTGCGGCCGGGCCGTGGAACAGCGGGACCGCGAAGCCTCCCGGAAGAACCGGCTGATCGTGGATCGAATCAAGGCCCATATCCACGAGCATTACACCGATCCAACCCTGACGGTGGAGTCTCTTGTGGAAGTCGGCGGATTATCGACGAATTACATGAGACGCGTATTCAAGGAAATCTCCGGCGTCTCGATCAATGTATACCTCAGCGAGTACCGGTTCGAGAAGGCGAAGGAGCTTCTCCTCCGTACGGAGTTTCCGGCGAACCGGATCGGCGAGATGGTAGGCTTCGAGAATACGAACTATTTCTATGTCTCCTTCAAGAAATACTGCGGCAGAACACCGGACCACTTCCGTAAAACGCAGCGCGGCGAGGGGATGGACGAGGCGGCAGGCAGGAATTAA